The following nucleotide sequence is from Phycisphaerae bacterium.
GCAAATTGCGGTGGGGCCAAACCATGGATTCACGCTGAGTCGAGCGAGCCGCTGCGACGAAATTGCCTGCGTCGCGGACGGAATTGCCAGGTCCGTTCATCCATCCATCTCCACGCGATCGACGCCGCCGGATTCTCTCAGCAGTACGGTGACGTGACGATCATCGCCCGGCGTCTTCACACCCACGAAATCCGGCTGAATCGGAAGCTCGCGTCCGCCCCGATCGACAAGCACCGCCAGCCGGATCGCCCTGGGTCTTCCAAGATCCTTGATCGCGTCCAGTGCGGCGCGAATCGACCGACCCGAGTAGATGACGTCGTCAACCAGAATCAAATACTTGCCTGCCACATCGAACGGAATTTCCGTCGTGCGGACGACCGCGGCCGGGCCGATTTCGGCGAGATCATCCCGATAAAGTGTGATGTCGAGAGTACCGAATTCGACCTGCGAAACTCCGTGGGCCGCGAGTCTTTCAATTAATCTTGCTGCCAAAGTATCGCCACGACTGCGAATGCCGATGACAGCAACCGACGCCGTCGCGGGTATCGACGCGGAAATTTCGCCGGCGATCCGCTCCAGCGCCGCCGCGATTCCGTTCTCGTCCAGCAATACACTCATTTACCCGCGAGAATACCGAAGGGCCCCTATCGTGACAAGGCGGCCAGGATGGGGCGACAAATCCCATCCGCCACGAATGCGCAGAATCGCCTCGGTTCCTTGGTCCGGCAAGGTGACGATTCGCGGATCGCGGCTATAATGTTCCCAGACAAAATTCTGTGAAAAATTCGCTGTGAGGCGCATGGATTATGAAGTTGCTTGGCACTGTGGCCGTGCTGTTGGGCCTGACCTTCGGTGGATGGTTCGCGTACAACAAATTCCTCAAGGAGGTACCGGTCAGCGGCTTCGTAACAAAGCCGGTCATGCGCGGAGACATCGTCAAGACCGTCTCGGCCACGGGTACGATCGAGCCCCTCGTGAAAGTGATCGTCGGATCCGAGTTGAGCGGCCGAATCAAGAAGTGGTACGCCGATTTTAATGCGCCCGTCGGGACCGGAACGGTCCTCGCCGAGATTGACCCGGACCGCTTCCAAACCACGCACGACCGGTCCGCCGCGGAACTCGAGCTGGCCAAGGCACGCGAGGAGGAACTTCTGGTTCGCTACAAGGATGCCGAGCGAGAACGCAAGCGAATCGAGGGTCTTCGCGCACAGAACAATGCAAGCGAAAACGAACTCCTCATCGCCCGTGCCAACGAAGAGGCTGCAAAAGCCGCTTGGCACGGTTCCATCGCCAGCATCAAGTCGGCGGAGGCCATCCTCAATTCCGCCCGGGTCGATCTGGAGCGAACGGTTATCCGCTCACCGATCGACGGCGTCGTCATCGCCCGAAACATCGAGGACGGTCAAACCGTTGCCGCATCGTTTCAGGCCCCCGAGTTGTTCGTCATCGCCAATGACCTGACCAAAATGCAAGTGAATGCCAACGTCTCCGAAGCCGACATCGGCCTGATCCATGAGGGCGGCCCGGCGAGTTTTCGAGTCGATGCCTATCCCAACCGTCAGTTTCACGGAACGATTTCCCAGATTCGATTCAACGCCACGGCGCTCGACGGCGTCGTGACCTACGTCACCCTCATCGAAGCGACCAACGAGGATCTGGCTTTGCGACCCGGCATGACCGCAAACATCACGTTTGAGGTGGCGAGGGCCGACGGCGTCCTTCAGATCCCGAATGCAGCGCTTCGGTTTGATCCGAACCCGCCCGACCCGGCTGGCATGGCGATGAAGCCGCTCTCCGGACCGCCAAAGCCGACCGTCTATATCAATCGTGACGGCAAGCCGACTCCGCGAGAAGTCAAAGTCGGACTCACGAACGGCATGCTCACGCAACTCATCGGTGACGAACTCAAGGAAGGCGACGAAGTCATCATCGAACGGAACTACAGCGGCGGCGGAACAGGCGGCGCCAGGCGTATGGGCGTGCCCACTCGCCGCATGTGAACAGGCGAATGGGCAGCGCGACGTCCAATTTGGCTGTGATCGCGGTCAAGGTGACGATCGCCTCGGCGCCGGCCGCTCCTTACCCCCCAGAACAGGAAACGGAACTGACTTGATTCGATCCGCCTCTTCCAATCCCGCTGCACCCGCCGATAGTCGCAATCCATGTCCCATTGTCGACGTCCGCGATGTCCACAAGACTTATCACATCGGTGAGGTTGCCGTGCCGGCTGTGCGCGGCGTCACGCTGACGATCCATCGGGGCGAGATGATCGCCATCATGGGCCCCAGCGGCTCGGGAAAATCCACGCTTATGCACGTTCTGGGATGCCTCGATCGGTGTGATCGCGGCGTCTATTTGCTTGACGGCGTGGACGTGACACGCATGTCCAAGACTCAGCTCTCGGCAATCCGCAACCAGAAGCTCGGCTTTGTATTCCAGAGCTTCAACCTGTTGCCGCGCACCACTGTGCTTGACAATGTCGCGATGCCCCTGAGTTATGCCGGCGTGCGACGGCGCGAACGGCGTCGCCGCGCGGCCGAAATGCTGGAGCTGGTCGGTCTTGGAAATCGCTCGCACCACCATAGCAATCAGCTCTCCGGCGGACAGCAGCAGCGCGTCGCCATCGCGCGATCGTTGGTCACCAACCCGGTGCTCCTGCTCGCCGACGAGCCAACGGGCAATCTCGACAGCAAGACGGGTATGGAGATCATGGCCTTGCTGCAGAGACTCAACCAGGACAGCGGGCTGACGATCGTCCTCGTCACGCATGAGCCGGACATCGCGGTCTATGCACAGCGGACCCTTTCCGTCAAAGATGGTCTCGTCGAGTCCGATCGAATGAACCAACAGGTTAAGGCGATTCCGGCATCGGCGCCGGCTCACGCGCCCGCCGTCGCGTCCTGACCTTTGCCGCCTCACATGACGCTGAATCCCGAATCCAGAAGGCAGGACGTACCCGACCCGAACACCTCCCCATCCAAGCGCAGGCCGGAGATTCATCTCTCGACCAATATTCCGGAAGTGGATGGAGTAGTCGCACATTCCGATTCGCGCGAGGCACGATACCACGCCCGAGAAGAGACGCTTCACGACGATCATGTGCAGTTGCTTCGGTATCCCATACCGGCCAGGCCGCTTCATCTCTGCCCGCACTGTGACTACAACCTGACGTCGCTTCGAAAGGCTCGCTGCCCCGAATGCGGAGAGGTCTTCACCCTCGTCGAAGCCAGACGCCGCGGCGCGCGACATCTACCCCACGTTCGGCAGGACACCTTCGCAGTGCTCGCCTACAAGCTCACCCTGACCTGTGGCGTCGCGCTCTTCCTGCTCAGCCCGATCTATGGATTCGTCGGCCCCTGCCAGATGCGCGCCGGCTTGGCCGCATGGTTGGTGTGCCTCTCCGCGCTCGTCGCAATCTTCGCAACAATGTACCGGGTCTATTTCCAGCGAACCCTGGCGGAGGCGGCCTTGATCGCAGGAATCCTCAATGCCACCATTGTCGCCATTATGGTCATTATGCTGGCCTGATCGATCCCGTCTGTTTTCATTTGTTTTGCGAATCAGCATCGTGTCGATCAGCGGCCGCGAGATTATCATGATCCATATGCCGACCGCTTCACGCGACACGCTCTGGGACGATGCCCGCCTGTCCGATCCGCATGCGCAGCCGGACAAATCGCGCCGGGTTCAGGCAATGTTTGACGCCATTGCCCCAACGTACGAACTCGTCAATCGCGTCCTGTCGGCCGGTCGCGACGCCTTCTGGCGGCGCACCGCGGTTAGTATGGCCGCCGTGCGCTCCGACGACCGGGTACTCGACCTCGCCTGCGGCACGGGCGATTTCGCCCGCGCGTTCCATCGAGCGAAGCCGTCTGTCATCGTGGGAAGCGATTTCTCCGCGGGGATGCTCGGCCTGGCCGCACGACGCGCAGCCGAGACGCCGCGCGTTGCCGGCGCATCCGCTCCGATACGATGGTGCCGCGGGGATGCACACAATTTGCCGTTCGCGGATGGATCGTTTTCAATCGCCAGTTGCGCATTCGGCGTTCGGAATTTTCAGCATCTTGAAATTGGTTTGCGGGAGATGAACCGCGTCTTGGCCGTCGGCGGGCGCGCAGTCATCCTTGAGTTTACGATGCCTCGCTCGAAGTTGCTCGGACGGATCTACCGCTTCTACTTTCGCCGTGTGCTCCCCCGGGTCGCACGGTGGATAAGCCGCGATCGATCGGGGGCGTACGACTACCTGCCGAATTCGGTGGAGTCGTTCATCGACGAACGCGGCATGGTGAAAGCCCTCCAATCCGTGGGATTCGGACGCATCGAATGCCGAACGCTTTCAGCAGGAATCGTCGCCGTGTATGTCGCCACGAAACCCAAGCAGACTGACGGTACGACATGACAACGGTCCCGGCGTTACAGGCAGAAGTCATCGACGTCTGGTCGCGAGCGGCGAGCAAGTATCGTATCCGCGCCGCATTGATGCTCCTGATCCTCGCGGCACTTTTTGCAGGGCTCTGTTGCTTCACGTTCTGGCTGCGTACCGGCGTCCTGGCGCCATGGGAGAGCGATTCATATCTGGAAATCCTCAGAGATTCGTTCCGTCCGACGGGGATCAACCAGATCACGCTGTCCGATTTCCTGTCACGACCGATTCCGGTTCAGGAAGTGCCCGTCCATGCATTGATCATGGGCATTCTCTTCGCATCACTCTGCTCGATACCGATTCTTGTTTCGATACTCTATCGCCTTCCCTTTTCGGTGCTCTTCGCGGCAATGGTCTTCAGTCTCGCGGCGATGCCCTGGCTAGGAATCACCGTGCTCATCGGCTGTACGCTGGCCTCGATGGGACAGTTTCGGTTCAGGTTCCGCTATGCCTCGGCGCTGATCGGCCTGACGCCGACCGCGATTTATTTTGTGACAGCGTCGTGGCAGCCTGCCGGCACGGTATCAGCGATGAGCGAGAATCAGGCGCTCGTCTATGCGCCCTGGGTGCTGGCGATGCTCTCGTCCTGTATCATCTGCGCTGTCGCGCTGGCCATTGCAAGAATCATCAATTTCCGGCCCGGCGGAATGCCGCCCGTTCTGGCGCTGCTTTTTGCTGTGCCGGTTATGCTTTTTCATGTCTACGTCGGCCGCGACGAACTGGAGTATCGCATTCTTGAGAATCAATTCGGCCGATCGCCGAATTCAGCATTCTCACCGGTGGATATCGGCCAACTCGCCCGACAGGCCGCCACTGCAAGATGGTCAGACACCGGGAGTGGTTCGTACGACGCGCTATACGAAGAGATTTACCGGAATGCCCGGTCTTCCGTGCTGGAGCGCATGGAGCAGAAACGGCTCGACGCCACCATCAGCTTTGATCGATTCACGGAATTGTTCCCCCAATCGCGCCGCGTTCCGGATGTTCTGTTTCTCAAGGCCCGAGCGCTGGACATGCGCGTCGACCTTGCCCGGCTGGAAAGCAGCGGGCAGGCGCAGTTTCGGTCGGACATGCCGTCGGCTGCTTCACGACAGACTTGGCAAACGCTGATTGAGAGATTTCCCACCTATCCCGGCACGGCGACGGCCCTGCATCGCCTCGCGATCCTGTCGGCGAGCGACGGCGATATCGCGAACGCGCTCCGATTGCTTGAAACGCTCGTTCGGAGTTTCAA
It contains:
- the pyrR gene encoding bifunctional pyr operon transcriptional regulator/uracil phosphoribosyltransferase PyrR codes for the protein MSVLLDENGIAAALERIAGEISASIPATASVAVIGIRSRGDTLAARLIERLAAHGVSQVEFGTLDITLYRDDLAEIGPAAVVRTTEIPFDVAGKYLILVDDVIYSGRSIRAALDAIKDLGRPRAIRLAVLVDRGGRELPIQPDFVGVKTPGDDRHVTVLLRESGGVDRVEMDG
- a CDS encoding efflux RND transporter periplasmic adaptor subunit codes for the protein MKLLGTVAVLLGLTFGGWFAYNKFLKEVPVSGFVTKPVMRGDIVKTVSATGTIEPLVKVIVGSELSGRIKKWYADFNAPVGTGTVLAEIDPDRFQTTHDRSAAELELAKAREEELLVRYKDAERERKRIEGLRAQNNASENELLIARANEEAAKAAWHGSIASIKSAEAILNSARVDLERTVIRSPIDGVVIARNIEDGQTVAASFQAPELFVIANDLTKMQVNANVSEADIGLIHEGGPASFRVDAYPNRQFHGTISQIRFNATALDGVVTYVTLIEATNEDLALRPGMTANITFEVARADGVLQIPNAALRFDPNPPDPAGMAMKPLSGPPKPTVYINRDGKPTPREVKVGLTNGMLTQLIGDELKEGDEVIIERNYSGGGTGGARRMGVPTRRM
- a CDS encoding ABC transporter ATP-binding protein, with the protein product MVDVRDVHKTYHIGEVAVPAVRGVTLTIHRGEMIAIMGPSGSGKSTLMHVLGCLDRCDRGVYLLDGVDVTRMSKTQLSAIRNQKLGFVFQSFNLLPRTTVLDNVAMPLSYAGVRRRERRRRAAEMLELVGLGNRSHHHSNQLSGGQQQRVAIARSLVTNPVLLLADEPTGNLDSKTGMEIMALLQRLNQDSGLTIVLVTHEPDIAVYAQRTLSVKDGLVESDRMNQQVKAIPASAPAHAPAVAS
- the ubiE gene encoding bifunctional demethylmenaquinone methyltransferase/2-methoxy-6-polyprenyl-1,4-benzoquinol methylase UbiE: MPTASRDTLWDDARLSDPHAQPDKSRRVQAMFDAIAPTYELVNRVLSAGRDAFWRRTAVSMAAVRSDDRVLDLACGTGDFARAFHRAKPSVIVGSDFSAGMLGLAARRAAETPRVAGASAPIRWCRGDAHNLPFADGSFSIASCAFGVRNFQHLEIGLREMNRVLAVGGRAVILEFTMPRSKLLGRIYRFYFRRVLPRVARWISRDRSGAYDYLPNSVESFIDERGMVKALQSVGFGRIECRTLSAGIVAVYVATKPKQTDGTT
- a CDS encoding tetratricopeptide repeat protein, which produces MTTVPALQAEVIDVWSRAASKYRIRAALMLLILAALFAGLCCFTFWLRTGVLAPWESDSYLEILRDSFRPTGINQITLSDFLSRPIPVQEVPVHALIMGILFASLCSIPILVSILYRLPFSVLFAAMVFSLAAMPWLGITVLIGCTLASMGQFRFRFRYASALIGLTPTAIYFVTASWQPAGTVSAMSENQALVYAPWVLAMLSSCIICAVALAIARIINFRPGGMPPVLALLFAVPVMLFHVYVGRDELEYRILENQFGRSPNSAFSPVDIGQLARQAATARWSDTGSGSYDALYEEIYRNARSSVLERMEQKRLDATISFDRFTELFPQSRRVPDVLFLKARALDMRVDLARLESSGQAQFRSDMPSAASRQTWQTLIERFPTYPGTATALHRLAILSASDGDIANALRLLETLVRSFNSDTTDNSNDTQPESVVGSAFKRTPRTPELQIDVLLNVERAQSMREMLLICRDDKPLPYVELFGARADGSNPLILPVQLLLRLDRVHPAYARNLRHIASVFPDSHAAGFVAIREAEIVADERAQLKLLRDTVDRLSGRPECAEALFALADALLAGNRIDEAERLFEQILETHSESEWARRARARLTALEIVLIIDAGGQTQ